One window of Mesorhizobium sp. WSM4904 genomic DNA carries:
- a CDS encoding GlxA family transcriptional regulator yields MAKKFAFLLVRDFTLSPLSLFIDTLRLAGDEGDRSRRVEFDWQIVGERGLPIRASCGVELLPTKAIGNPEDFDNVVVVGGLLDINRGLSSEKEAFLLRAAEKGVPITALCTGSFVLARYGLLDGYSAAVSWFHIKDFRVQFPDVNAHADSLFSVDRGRATCAGGTGAADLAGYFVSQFIGQKAAEKAAKILVLDRIRNIRDVQPVGDLFPEAASRAVKRALLLMESNLQEKVSVTEIASRLNCSRRQLERLFATELGTSPMAAYLALRVHYAKSLLEGSDLQIGDIAYRCGFENAGHFSRVFRQHTGITPTHLRHPNRSVRIPAEA; encoded by the coding sequence ATGGCCAAGAAGTTTGCGTTTCTCCTGGTTCGCGATTTCACCCTGTCGCCGCTTTCGCTCTTCATTGACACGCTTCGCCTGGCGGGCGATGAGGGCGACCGCAGCCGCAGAGTGGAGTTCGACTGGCAGATCGTCGGCGAGCGCGGCCTGCCGATCCGGGCGAGCTGCGGCGTCGAGTTGCTGCCGACCAAGGCGATCGGCAATCCGGAGGATTTCGACAACGTCGTGGTGGTCGGCGGCCTGCTCGACATCAACCGCGGCTTGAGTTCGGAAAAGGAAGCCTTCCTTCTGCGGGCCGCCGAAAAGGGCGTGCCCATAACCGCGCTGTGCACGGGAAGCTTCGTGCTGGCCCGCTACGGCTTGCTGGACGGCTACAGCGCCGCCGTCAGCTGGTTCCACATCAAGGATTTCCGGGTCCAGTTCCCAGACGTGAACGCGCATGCCGATAGTTTGTTTTCCGTCGACCGCGGCCGTGCGACATGCGCCGGCGGCACGGGCGCGGCCGATCTCGCTGGCTATTTCGTGTCGCAATTCATCGGCCAGAAGGCGGCGGAGAAGGCCGCCAAGATCCTGGTGCTCGACCGGATCCGCAACATCAGGGACGTGCAGCCCGTGGGCGACCTGTTTCCCGAAGCCGCGAGCCGCGCGGTGAAGCGGGCCTTGCTCTTGATGGAAAGCAATCTGCAGGAGAAGGTGTCGGTTACAGAGATCGCAAGCCGCCTCAATTGCTCGCGGCGCCAGCTCGAGCGTCTTTTCGCGACCGAACTCGGCACCAGTCCGATGGCCGCCTACCTGGCGCTCAGGGTGCACTACGCGAAATCGCTGCTGGAAGGCAGCGATCTGCAGATAGGTGACATCGCCTACCGATGCGGCTTCGAAAACGCCGGCCATTTCAGCCGGGTCTTCCGCCAGCACACCGGCATCACGCCGACCCATCTCAGGCATCCGAACCGATCGGTCCGAATTCCTGCCGAGGCATGA